From the genome of Nicotiana sylvestris chromosome 2, ASM39365v2, whole genome shotgun sequence, one region includes:
- the LOC104237004 gene encoding proteinase inhibitor type-2: MAVHKVSFVAHLLVLGMFLLLVDAKACTKECGNFAYGICPRSQGTPDDPICTTCCAGYKGCNYYSANGTFICEGSSDPKNPNFCPQFCDPDIAYSKCPRSEGETIINPTGCTTCCTGYKGCYYFGQDGEFVCEGESDEPKSCTTECDPRVATISCPFSGLVKINQECINCCNADKGCELYDNDGSLICTGGEPQSAA; encoded by the exons ATGGCTGTTCACAAAGTTAGTTTCGTCGCTCATCTACTTGTTCTTG GAATGTTTCTACTACTTGTTGATGCCAAGGCTTGTACCAAAGAGTGTGGTAATTTTGCCTATGGGATATGCCCGCGTTCACAAGGAACTCCAGACGATCCCATATGCACCACTTGTTGCGCAGGCTACAAGGGCTGCAACTATTATAGCGCTAATGGAACTTTTATTTGTGAAGGATCGTCTGACCCCAAAAATCCAAACTTTTGTCCCCAGTTTTGTGATCCAGATATTGCCTATTCAAAATGCCCGCGTTCAGAAGGAGAGACGATAATTAATCCCACCGGATGCACTACCTGTTGCACGGGATACAAAGGTTGCTACTACTTCGGTCAGGATGGCGAGTTTGTTTGTGAAGGAGAGAGTGATGAACCCAAGAGTTGTACTACGGAATGTGACCCTAGAGTTGCTACCATAAGTTGCCCGTTTTCTGGATTGGTAAAGATTAATCAAGAATGCATCAACTGTTGTAACGCAGACAAGGGTTGCGAACTCTATGATAATGATGGATCTTTAATTTGTACTGGTGGGGAGCCTCAAAGTGCTGCTTAA
- the LOC138886286 gene encoding uncharacterized protein, producing MYSQYKIKWGALTEAKAQELGIKLVTMRAWRSSGDAKAIWTTTARCIRKAVREVLGVSKAYSSGHNGEWWWNGEVQGKVKTKIAGYLKLVESVDEEEKRANREHYMLAKKEANLAVTAAKTAAFSHLYEELEGQGGDKRLFRRIRVNEVERAMRKMSRGKATGPDEISVEFWKSAGKAGLEWLTRISNGSSTTEAIHLVRRLIEQYKEKKKDLHMVFMDIEKTYNKIPKEVLWRCLETRGLHVAYVRLAKDMHDGVKTRVRTVGGDSDHFSVMMGLYQGSALSPFLFALVMDVLMRHIQGELSWCMLFADDIVLIDEA from the exons ATGTATAGCCAATATAAGATCAAGTGGGGAGCCTTGACGGAAGCTAAAGCGCAGGAATTGGGGATCAAACTGGTGACTATGAGGGCTTGGaggagtagtggggacgcaaaagCTATATGGACCACGACTGCGCGGTGCATTAGGAAAGCCGTGAGAGAGGTATTAGGGGTCTCAAAGGCTTACTCTAGTGGTCATAATGGAGAATGGTGGTGGAACGGAGAGGTGCAAGGAAAAGTGAAAACCAAGATAGCAGGGTATCTGAAGCTAGTGGAAAGTGTAGACGAGGAAGAGAAGAGAGCGAATAGGGAGCATTATATGTTGGCTAAGAAAGAGGCAAATCTAGCAGTTACGGCGGCCAAGACTGCAGCTTTTAGTCATTTGTATGAGGAACTCGAGGGCCAAGGTGGGGATAAGAGGTTGTTCAG GCGGATTAGAGTTAATGAAGTTGAAagggctatgcgtaagatgagtaggggcaaaGCGACCGGGCCGGATGAAATTTCGGTGGAGTTTTGGAAGAGTGCGGGCAAGGCAGGCTTGGAGTGGCTCACTAGGATATCTAAT GGGAGTTCGACTACAGAAGCCATCCACCTAGTTAGGAGATTGATAGAGCAGTATAAGGAGAAAAAGAAagacttgcatatggtgttcatgGACATAGAAAAGACATACAATAAAATTCCAAAGGAGgttttgtggagatgtttggagaCTAGAGGTTTACATGTTGCCTATGTTAGGTTGGCTAAGGACATGCATGATGGAGTAAAGACCCGAGTGAGGACGGTGGGTGGGGATTCAGACCATTTTTCAGTTATGATGGGGTTGTATCAGGGCTCGGCACTCAGCCCTTTTTTGTTTGCTCTAGTGATGGACGTACTGATGCGCCACATCCAAGGGGAGTTGtcgtggtgcatgctatttgcagaTGATATTGTATTGATTGATGAGGCATGA